In one window of Holophagales bacterium DNA:
- the dnaB gene encoding replicative DNA helicase, with product MASVVPAELETLPSRPEVERSLLGALLIDGALLTRVMEHVVPEDFASEPHRLVYEACLALSDRKESIDLVMVESELERHGRLARAGGTAYLSGLLDNVPDVESVESYAKLVREAALRRQLILQSRRAARAAVDAPDAQAVLEAAQQELVDIAKGSLRGGFVRLSEIAEKNEEEIQKIQARGSMLTGLPTGFSRLNALTQGFQKTDLIILAARPGMGKTAFALNIASYLTIHSGYCVAFFSLEMSAPQLGFRIQCAEARVNLQRLREGRLSKEEKKFLFYTTQQMRDARFYIDDQPSNSLLEMRARALQLKQSQKGLDAIFVDYLQIMGSRQKYENRTQEVGAYSRGLKALAKEVDVPVIALAQLSRRTEQRGSEKEPQLSDLRESGAIEQDADLVIFLSRPEYYDKDTPDKNVCEVIIAKQRNGPTGRFSLGWSGETTRFSDLAQVPEGAGM from the coding sequence ATGGCTTCCGTCGTCCCCGCCGAGCTCGAGACCCTGCCCTCCCGCCCGGAGGTGGAACGGAGCCTCCTCGGCGCTCTCCTGATCGACGGCGCGCTCCTCACGCGGGTCATGGAGCACGTCGTTCCCGAGGATTTCGCCTCCGAGCCGCACCGGCTCGTCTACGAGGCGTGCCTCGCCCTTTCCGACCGGAAGGAATCGATCGACCTCGTCATGGTCGAGTCCGAGCTGGAGAGGCACGGCCGGCTCGCGCGCGCCGGCGGCACGGCCTATCTCTCGGGCCTCCTCGACAACGTCCCGGACGTCGAGAGCGTCGAGAGCTACGCCAAGCTCGTCCGCGAGGCGGCGCTCCGCCGGCAGCTGATCCTGCAGTCGCGCCGCGCGGCGCGGGCCGCGGTCGACGCCCCCGACGCGCAGGCCGTCCTCGAGGCGGCCCAGCAGGAGCTCGTCGACATCGCCAAGGGGAGCCTGAGGGGCGGCTTCGTCCGCCTCTCCGAGATCGCCGAGAAGAACGAGGAAGAGATCCAGAAGATCCAGGCGCGCGGCTCGATGCTGACGGGCCTGCCGACGGGCTTCTCGCGGCTGAACGCCCTGACGCAGGGCTTCCAGAAGACCGACCTCATCATCCTCGCCGCGCGACCGGGCATGGGGAAAACGGCGTTCGCGCTGAACATCGCCTCGTACCTGACGATCCACAGCGGGTACTGCGTCGCCTTCTTCTCCCTCGAGATGAGCGCGCCCCAGCTCGGGTTCCGCATCCAGTGCGCCGAGGCGCGCGTGAACCTGCAGCGCCTGAGGGAAGGACGCCTGTCGAAGGAAGAGAAGAAGTTCCTCTTCTACACGACGCAGCAGATGCGCGACGCGCGCTTCTACATCGACGACCAGCCGTCGAACTCTCTCCTCGAGATGCGCGCCCGCGCGCTCCAGCTGAAGCAGTCGCAGAAGGGGCTCGACGCGATCTTCGTCGACTACCTCCAGATCATGGGCTCGCGCCAGAAGTACGAGAACCGCACTCAGGAGGTCGGCGCCTACTCGCGCGGGCTGAAGGCCCTCGCCAAGGAGGTCGACGTCCCCGTCATCGCACTCGCCCAGCTCTCCCGCCGCACGGAGCAGCGCGGGTCGGAGAAGGAGCCGCAGCTCTCGGACCTGCGCGAGTCGGGCGCCATCGAGCAGGACGCCGACCTCGTCATCTTCCTCTCGAGGCCCGAGTACTACGACAAGGACACGCCCGACAAGAACGTCTGCGAGGTCATCATCGCCAAGCAGAGGAACGGCCCCACGGGACGGTTCTCCCTGGGCTGGTCGGGGGAGACGACCCGCTTCTCGGATCTCGCCCAGGTGCCCGAAGGCGCGGGGATGTGA
- a CDS encoding PHP domain-containing protein, translated as MAFGGADLHFHSTFSDGVESPSRLVQRAVGAGLSVAVLTDHDAVHGVPEFVGAASGTGLVAAGGAELSVDDGGEDVHLLGLFLDPDEPALVARLASFREVRDRRGEAMVARLAQLGVILDLPALRAEVGAGAFGRPHVARALVAKGVVKSFGEAFDRFLGDGAPAFVPKAKWGLGEAIETVHRAGGLAVLAHPVWYRDPAGLLRRGAGLGLDGVEVYHPDNDGREEEFASEAEALGLLQTAGSDFHTPADAGKSLGARRLAEPLWESVARAAAARRRQAGRPQVDLSPR; from the coding sequence GTGGCGTTCGGCGGCGCGGACCTCCACTTCCACTCGACCTTCTCGGACGGCGTCGAGTCGCCCTCCCGGCTCGTCCAGCGCGCGGTTGGGGCGGGCCTTTCCGTCGCCGTCCTGACGGACCACGACGCGGTCCACGGTGTCCCGGAGTTCGTGGGTGCGGCCAGCGGCACGGGTCTCGTGGCCGCGGGCGGCGCCGAGCTCTCCGTCGACGACGGGGGAGAGGACGTTCACCTCCTCGGGCTCTTCCTCGATCCGGACGAGCCGGCCCTCGTCGCGCGCCTCGCTTCGTTCCGGGAGGTGCGGGACCGGCGCGGCGAGGCGATGGTCGCGAGGCTCGCCCAGCTCGGGGTGATCCTCGACCTCCCGGCTCTGAGGGCCGAGGTCGGCGCCGGGGCCTTCGGGCGGCCGCACGTGGCGCGCGCACTCGTCGCGAAGGGGGTCGTGAAGAGCTTCGGAGAGGCGTTCGACCGGTTCCTGGGCGACGGTGCCCCGGCGTTCGTTCCGAAGGCGAAGTGGGGCCTCGGAGAGGCAATCGAGACGGTGCACCGCGCCGGGGGCCTCGCGGTTCTCGCTCACCCCGTGTGGTATCGCGACCCGGCCGGGCTCCTGCGGAGAGGGGCCGGTCTCGGCCTCGACGGCGTCGAGGTCTACCACCCGGACAACGACGGGCGCGAGGAGGAGTTCGCCTCGGAGGCCGAAGCGCTCGGCCTGCTCCAGACGGCGGGGTCCGATTTCCACACTCCCGCCGACGCCGGGAAGAGCCTCGGCGCCCGGCGGCTCGCCGAGCCGCTCTGGGAGAGCGTCGCACGGGCGGCGGCGGCCCGCAGGCGGCAGGCCGGGCGGCCCCAGGTCGATCTCTCTCCCCGCTGA
- a CDS encoding alkaline phosphatase family protein, protein MALAAVATLWACTVHHKARTAAMAADTTRGLSVCVLFFDGLSKEALDRAASSGDVPTLKAEILDRGLSVDTAVSSIPSETYPNLAALQTGLFPGHHGIPANIWLDRRLQIREAHTNIFRAYSSAEFLTPDSRTIFEMLPADSVAVTTPMARGVSVHSTNLATVVASYLRNDWAFLDRKTIDDLGDAYHGALSAGALPSITWGHLLGPDEVAHYEGPDSEASRAILRAIDRSFARLVRRLKRWGVYDRVLFVLVGDHGHAGYTRFVAADELVHRVLYRYPTGADCTTEDCVLVTLPEKRPGSYDVGDAQVVVGAYRGAMIWLPTTRPTEEVPRAVLRAQKRKAKKRRADGVAPPVPPRSDFAAGLADLPEIRLVLTRGPEAGWVDVYGPKGRAETHREEREDGENVYTYRLLEGEDPLAFPASLLGRPLSAAEWLAATAGTEYPDLPVQAVAFFDSPRAPDVLVSPIDGVGFRAGRLGGHGALSRVEAVVPLVFAGPGVRAGRLFAARTLDLTPTLLSYLGVPYDASGMDGRSLEILTEPLGPPAPLPAPESLTFE, encoded by the coding sequence GTGGCCCTGGCCGCGGTGGCCACTCTCTGGGCCTGCACGGTCCACCACAAGGCGCGGACGGCCGCCATGGCGGCCGACACGACGCGGGGCCTCTCCGTCTGCGTCCTCTTCTTCGACGGCCTTTCGAAGGAGGCCCTCGACCGCGCCGCATCGTCCGGTGACGTCCCGACGCTGAAGGCCGAGATCCTCGATCGCGGGCTGTCGGTCGATACGGCCGTCTCCTCCATCCCGAGCGAGACCTACCCGAACCTCGCGGCTCTCCAGACGGGGCTTTTCCCGGGGCACCACGGGATCCCCGCGAACATCTGGCTCGACCGGCGGCTCCAGATTCGCGAGGCGCACACGAACATCTTCCGCGCCTACTCGTCCGCCGAGTTCCTGACGCCCGACTCCAGGACGATCTTCGAGATGCTCCCGGCCGACTCCGTCGCGGTGACGACTCCGATGGCGCGCGGCGTCTCCGTCCACTCCACCAACCTCGCCACCGTCGTCGCCTCCTACCTGAGGAACGACTGGGCCTTCCTCGACCGCAAGACGATCGACGACCTCGGCGACGCGTACCACGGCGCGCTCTCCGCCGGCGCGCTCCCTTCGATCACCTGGGGACACCTCCTCGGCCCCGACGAAGTTGCCCACTACGAAGGCCCCGACAGCGAAGCGTCCCGCGCGATCCTCCGGGCGATCGACCGGAGCTTCGCCCGCCTCGTGAGACGGCTGAAGCGATGGGGGGTCTACGACCGGGTCCTGTTCGTCCTCGTCGGAGACCACGGGCACGCGGGCTACACCCGATTCGTCGCCGCCGACGAGCTGGTCCACCGGGTCCTCTACCGCTACCCGACCGGCGCCGATTGCACCACCGAGGACTGCGTCCTCGTCACCCTGCCCGAGAAGCGCCCTGGCTCGTACGACGTCGGCGACGCGCAGGTCGTCGTCGGAGCCTACCGGGGCGCCATGATCTGGCTCCCGACGACGCGACCGACGGAAGAGGTGCCACGGGCCGTCCTCAGGGCGCAGAAGCGGAAGGCGAAGAAGCGCCGGGCGGACGGCGTCGCGCCGCCGGTCCCGCCTCGCTCGGACTTCGCCGCCGGGCTCGCGGACCTCCCCGAGATACGCCTCGTCCTCACGCGCGGGCCCGAAGCGGGCTGGGTGGACGTCTACGGCCCGAAGGGACGCGCCGAAACGCACCGCGAAGAGCGGGAGGACGGTGAGAACGTCTACACCTACCGGCTCCTCGAGGGCGAGGACCCCCTCGCGTTTCCCGCTTCGCTCCTGGGCCGGCCTCTCTCTGCCGCCGAGTGGCTCGCCGCGACGGCCGGCACCGAGTACCCGGACCTGCCGGTCCAGGCCGTCGCGTTCTTCGACTCGCCGAGGGCTCCGGACGTCCTCGTCTCGCCGATCGACGGCGTGGGTTTCCGCGCCGGGCGCCTCGGCGGACACGGAGCCCTCTCGCGCGTCGAGGCGGTCGTGCCGCTCGTCTTCGCCGGACCCGGCGTCAGGGCGGGGCGGCTCTTCGCGGCGCGCACGCTCGACCTGACGCCGACACTTCTCTCCTACCTCGGCGTCCCCTACGACGCCTCGGGAATGGACGGGCGCTCGCTCGAGATCCTCACCGAGCCCCTCGGGCCGCCCGCTCCGCTCCCGGCTCCCGAAAGCCTCACTTTCGAGTAG
- the pyk gene encoding pyruvate kinase, with protein sequence MAKPTREPRATKIVATIGPRAEREGELVRLLAAGVDVVRLNGAHCAPGDIARRVALVRAAEIVVGRPVGILLDLGGPKIRVGPIEGDTTVWKDGDLVEIVPGQRRGAGKQISVTYPALLSEVEPGAEIRIADGLIRLRVESRGSGALKARVLSGGTVRKGAGVNLPSSVLSAPAVTAKDRRDLREGLEAGIQFVGLSFVRTVEHVKTLRRLIAQAPPQRRPWIVSKIERIEAVRALREIAAASDVLMVARGDLGVEIGLAAVPGAQRAILRVGHEKSVPVIVATQMLESMVEHPVPTRAEVSDVAGAVNDGADAVMLSGETAVGAYPVAAVCTMDEIARVAEAQRPMPGEPPHRISDGEDHTPVVCDMAVVAARRAGAQAMVVYTASGRTARLLSKEDSRIPIVAITNSEEVRRRLTLLRNVVSYCIPASSSVEGMIANGDAVLRAHGLAQATVVEVSGAAALEGATNTVRIRTLKPTRK encoded by the coding sequence ATGGCCAAGCCGACGCGGGAGCCTCGCGCCACGAAGATCGTCGCGACGATCGGACCCCGGGCAGAGAGGGAGGGCGAGCTCGTCCGTCTCCTCGCAGCAGGCGTTGATGTCGTGCGCCTCAACGGCGCGCACTGTGCGCCCGGAGACATAGCGCGGCGCGTGGCCCTCGTCCGCGCCGCCGAGATCGTGGTGGGACGCCCCGTCGGCATCCTTCTCGACCTCGGAGGGCCGAAGATCCGGGTGGGTCCCATCGAGGGAGACACGACCGTCTGGAAGGACGGGGACCTCGTCGAGATCGTCCCGGGGCAGCGCCGCGGTGCCGGAAAGCAGATCTCCGTCACCTACCCGGCGCTTCTGTCCGAGGTCGAGCCGGGGGCCGAGATCCGGATCGCCGACGGACTGATCCGGCTCAGGGTCGAAAGCCGCGGCAGCGGCGCGCTGAAGGCCCGGGTCCTGTCCGGCGGGACGGTCAGGAAGGGGGCCGGCGTCAATCTCCCGAGCTCCGTCCTCTCGGCCCCGGCCGTCACGGCGAAAGACCGCCGCGACCTGCGCGAGGGGCTCGAGGCGGGAATCCAGTTCGTCGGCCTCTCGTTCGTCCGGACCGTGGAGCACGTGAAGACTCTCCGCCGCCTGATCGCCCAAGCGCCGCCGCAACGCCGTCCGTGGATCGTCTCGAAGATCGAGAGGATCGAGGCGGTGCGCGCGCTCAGGGAGATCGCCGCCGCTTCCGACGTGCTGATGGTGGCGCGCGGGGACCTCGGTGTCGAGATCGGCCTTGCGGCGGTTCCCGGGGCGCAGAGGGCGATCCTGAGGGTGGGACACGAGAAGTCGGTTCCCGTCATCGTGGCCACGCAGATGCTCGAGTCGATGGTCGAGCACCCGGTCCCGACGCGGGCCGAGGTGTCGGACGTCGCCGGGGCGGTGAACGACGGGGCGGACGCCGTGATGCTCTCGGGCGAGACGGCCGTCGGCGCCTATCCCGTCGCGGCGGTCTGCACGATGGACGAGATCGCGCGGGTGGCCGAGGCGCAGCGGCCGATGCCCGGCGAGCCTCCTCACCGGATCTCCGACGGGGAGGATCACACCCCGGTCGTCTGCGACATGGCGGTCGTCGCGGCGCGGCGCGCGGGGGCGCAGGCGATGGTCGTCTACACGGCGTCGGGCCGGACGGCGCGCCTGCTCTCGAAGGAGGACTCCCGGATCCCGATCGTGGCGATCACGAACTCCGAGGAGGTGCGGCGCCGCCTCACGCTCCTCAGGAACGTCGTCTCGTACTGCATCCCGGCGTCCTCGTCGGTGGAGGGGATGATCGCGAACGGAGACGCCGTCCTGCGGGCGCACGGCCTTGCCCAGGCGACCGTCGTCGAGGTCTCGGGCGCCGCGGCCCTGGAGGGAGCGACGAACACCGTCAGGATCCGTACGCTGAAACCTACTCGAAAGTGA
- the folE gene encoding GTP cyclohydrolase I FolE produces the protein MTSKPESLLAADLEVHAPRPPSDPRIDSIAPHVREIIRILGLSPETDPNLVDTDRRVAKMYLEIFSGLDEGTRPKLTTFPNDEHYTSMVMEKEIPFYSMCAHHFVPFYGHGHVAYIPNERIVGLSKLPRLLDFFARRPQLQERLTEQVARVLEEELKPLGVMVVIEARHLCVEMRGVRKPGSVTVTSAIRGVFRQKAVREEFLDLLRRPG, from the coding sequence ATGACTTCGAAACCGGAATCCCTGCTCGCCGCGGACCTCGAGGTGCACGCCCCTCGCCCGCCGAGCGATCCCCGGATCGACAGCATCGCTCCCCACGTCCGGGAGATCATCCGGATCCTCGGCCTCTCCCCGGAGACGGATCCCAACCTCGTCGACACCGACCGCCGGGTGGCGAAGATGTACCTCGAGATCTTCTCGGGCCTCGACGAGGGAACCCGCCCGAAACTGACGACCTTCCCGAACGACGAGCACTACACGTCGATGGTCATGGAGAAGGAGATTCCCTTCTACTCCATGTGCGCCCACCACTTCGTGCCGTTCTACGGGCACGGGCACGTCGCCTACATCCCGAACGAGAGGATCGTCGGCCTCTCGAAGCTCCCCCGCCTCCTCGATTTCTTCGCCAGGAGGCCCCAGCTGCAGGAGCGGCTCACCGAGCAGGTCGCCAGGGTCCTCGAAGAGGAGCTGAAGCCGCTGGGAGTCATGGTCGTCATCGAGGCCCGCCATCTCTGCGTCGAGATGCGCGGCGTACGCAAGCCCGGCTCGGTGACGGTGACCTCGGCGATCCGCGGCGTCTTCAGGCAGAAGGCGGTGCGGGAGGAGTTCCTGGATCTGCTGAGGCGACCCGGATAG